Within Bacillus sp. FJAT-45350, the genomic segment CAACGGTTAATAGAAAGTATTGTTAAAGAAGTCTTAGTAAGTTTAGAAGCTGATACAGTAAAATCAAAACCTAAACTTTTATATATTAGCTCAAAAAAGACGAAAGATTTAGAGATGCAGCTAGACTTCCTACGGGCTCATTGGGATGTAATAGATAGTAAAAATATTGATTTTTATACGAAACCGTTGATAAACGAGGCTGTTTTCTTAAATATAGATCAAGATACGCTTGTAAGGATAGCTTTGGGATTTACTGATAGTGCAGAAAGTAAACTATTTAGTCAATTAATCTATTATGAAATCCCAATTACTTTTGTAGTATGTTCACTTCTAGAAAATTATTTAAATATAAATGTTAGAAAGCATAAATATCGGCAATATATAAAAAGTATTCAGGCATATCGAAATACTCTAGAAGGGTATGGAGTTTTATTTAAACCACTTGAAGAAGTGATACCTTTTGAACAAGAAGTATCATTTGAGAAAAAGAATTGCAAAGGAACAAAACCATTAATAGTTCAAGAAGATATAAGAAATTTTACAGGAAAACAAATCGTTGTTAAACCTGGAACGATCATTACTCCTCTTGCTAAAGACGCAGCAAGAGAATTAGGGATCGAAATTTCCTTTTTGTAAAGGAGGCATGCTGCATGGTCATCGGAACAGTGATAGGTAGCATATGGGCAACAAGAAAAGAAGAAGGCTTAACAGGTGTAAAACTATTAAAAGTAAAAATAAATCACACTCATTCGGGTGATACATGCACTGATTCCGTATTAGTAGCAGTAGATCGAATTGGAGCGGGAACAGGAGATAAAGTCATTGTGACAAGGGGTACACCAGCGTCTAATTTTTGTGATACGCCGCTTCCAATTGATGCGCTTATTATTGGAATTATTGATCTAGAAGATTCAGAAAGGGTGAAATAAATTGGGTATAGCCGTTGGAATGATAGAAACGATTGGCATAGCTAATTCCATAGAGGCAACAGATTTAATGTTGAAAACCTCTGATGTTGTATTATTTCAACAAAATAAAACAGACCCCGCACTAGTAACTACTTTTATTAAAGGTGATGTTAGTGCAGTACTTGAAGCTGTAGAGGTTGGGCGAAAAGTAGCAGAGCGTACGGGGTCTTTAGTGGCTTATTCTGTCATTCCATCTTCTGATAGCCAAACAATAAAACATTTAATTAAGGGATAGATTATAAAGAACGAGAGTAGGTGATATTGTTTTGGCAGAAGAAAAAAAGAGGTTTATACAAGAATTTGTACCAGGTAAACAAATAACATTAAGTCATTTGATTGCTAATCCAAATCCAGAGCTTTACGATAAACTCGGTTTAGAAAATTCAGGAGCGTTAGGAATACTAACTCTTACACCTAGTGAAACGGTAATCATTGCAGGGGATTACACTACGAAAGCAGCAAATGTTAAAGTGGGTTTTTTAGATAGATTTACTGGAAGTCTAGTCATATCGGGAAGTGTCTCAGAGGTAGAGACCGCTCTAATCGAAGTCAATCGTTTCTTAAGTGACTACTTGGCATATACACCATCGATTGTAACAAAGTCATAGTTTTATAGAAGAAGGTGAAGGTGGACTCATTGAAAAACAGAGCTCTGTTGATTGGATCTGTTGGTGCAGGTAAAACATCACTGACTTTTAAATTGTTGGGGAGGAAAGTAGAACCCCGTAAAACCCAAAGCTTACATTTCTATGATTGGATTATTGACTCACCGGGGGAATATTTAGAAAATCCAATGTTCTATAAGAGTATTATGGTAACAGCGTTAGAAGTGACACACATCTTATTTATTTATGACGCAACTAAAGAAAAAATTTTCTTTCCACCTAGTTTTAGTACAGGGATGAATAAATTAACTATTGGTGTAGTAACTAAATGTGATCACAAAGATGCTGATATAAAAAGAGCGCAAATTCATCTCAAGAAAGCAATGCAAACTGGACCGATAGTATGTACATCTTCAGTAAGTGGGCAAGGAATTGAAGAGTTAAAAGGATTAATTCATTGTTCAAATTATAATGAAATGCGAAAGTATATTACCGGTTTAAAGCAACATGTGGTGACTTTTCATAATTAACTCTATGCAACAATAGGAGGGTGAAGGGATATTTTCGTTAAGGATGAAAGGATAATCAGTGTTGGAATCGATATTGGTTCAAGTACAACAAAAATGATTATTAGTCGGTTTGTTTTAAAAAATACATCAGGAATGACTAGTGTTCCAAAAATAGAAATTGTCGATAGAGAGATATTATATCAAAGCCCAATCTTTCGAACGCCTTTACGATCGTCAACGGAAATAAATACAGATAAAGTAGAAGAAATTATCTGGTCTCAATATGAAGCAGCGAATGTTTCACCGTTAGACGTCCAAACAGGCGCTGTTATTATTACAGGGGAAACCGCTACGAAATCAAACGCACAAGAAGTGCTACATCAACTTTCCAATAAAGCAGGAGACTTTTTAGTAGCAACAGCGGGTCCAGACCTTGAAGCGATTATTGCAGCAAAAGGGTCCGGGGTGTATAACGCTTCAAAGAATTCGAGAAAAGTATTTGCAAATATTGATATAGGTGGAGGTACGACGAATATTGCAGTGTATCAGCATGGGAAATTGTTAGGGACGTGTGCGTTGCATATAGGAGGAAAATTGATTGAGTTTGAAAATGAATTAATTAGTTATATTTCCGATAAAGTAAAACCAACTATCAGTCAGTTAGGGTTATCCCTTAAAGAAGGGAGTGTATTTTCTCCCAAAGATATAAAACAGTTGACTCATTCCCTTGCCTCTGTCATAGCACGTACACTAAATAATAGCTTGATCAATGAGGATGAATGTCTTTTCGTAGATCAGCCACCAAATTGGAAAAAACAAATTGATGTCATTACCTTTTCGGGTGGAGTGGCGGAGTGTATGTATCAAATGGACCGAACATCAATTAATGATAATCAATATGAGGATATAGGAAAGGTTTTGGGAGAGTCACTTAAAGAAAATAAGGTATTATCGAATTGGGAATGGCGAACACCACATGATGCCTTACGTGCTACGGTACTTGGAGCAGGAACTCAAACAACGAGTATTAGTGGAGCTACAATACAAGTAAATTCTACTAAACTACCTATAAAAAATTTACCTGTACATCAAATAGATTGGAATAACAGTATTTCAGAAACTATACCAACAATCATTAACGCAATTAAAGAAGGAATAGATTTATATGATCCGTTACGAGAAGG encodes:
- a CDS encoding BMC domain-containing protein is translated as MGIAVGMIETIGIANSIEATDLMLKTSDVVLFQQNKTDPALVTTFIKGDVSAVLEAVEVGRKVAERTGSLVAYSVIPSSDSQTIKHLIKG
- a CDS encoding ethanolamine ammonia-lyase reactivating factor EutA; amino-acid sequence: MSVGIDIGSSTTKMIISRFVLKNTSGMTSVPKIEIVDREILYQSPIFRTPLRSSTEINTDKVEEIIWSQYEAANVSPLDVQTGAVIITGETATKSNAQEVLHQLSNKAGDFLVATAGPDLEAIIAAKGSGVYNASKNSRKVFANIDIGGGTTNIAVYQHGKLLGTCALHIGGKLIEFENELISYISDKVKPTISQLGLSLKEGSVFSPKDIKQLTHSLASVIARTLNNSLINEDECLFVDQPPNWKKQIDVITFSGGVAECMYQMDRTSINDNQYEDIGKVLGESLKENKVLSNWEWRTPHDALRATVLGAGTQTTSISGATIQVNSTKLPIKNLPVHQIDWNNSISETIPTIINAIKEGIDLYDPLREGQNFALYLANFPLLNFREIHDLSDAILNRYIDDVTKPLVIVLEKDLARALGQSILTKKPNQECICIDQIKVEHGDYLDVGKKLQSGVVPVVVKTLAF
- a CDS encoding EutN/CcmL family microcompartment protein, whose product is MVIGTVIGSIWATRKEEGLTGVKLLKVKINHTHSGDTCTDSVLVAVDRIGAGTGDKVIVTRGTPASNFCDTPLPIDALIIGIIDLEDSERVK
- the eutS gene encoding ethanolamine utilization microcompartment protein EutS is translated as MAEEKKRFIQEFVPGKQITLSHLIANPNPELYDKLGLENSGALGILTLTPSETVIIAGDYTTKAANVKVGFLDRFTGSLVISGSVSEVETALIEVNRFLSDYLAYTPSIVTKS
- a CDS encoding EutP/PduV family microcompartment system protein, whose product is MDSLKNRALLIGSVGAGKTSLTFKLLGRKVEPRKTQSLHFYDWIIDSPGEYLENPMFYKSIMVTALEVTHILFIYDATKEKIFFPPSFSTGMNKLTIGVVTKCDHKDADIKRAQIHLKKAMQTGPIVCTSSVSGQGIEELKGLIHCSNYNEMRKYITGLKQHVVTFHN